The genomic interval GGCCGAGGTCCCAGGCGGCGACGGAGCGGACGGTGCCGTCGGGGGGCAGGAGGCCGTCGGCGCGGAAGCGGGCCTCGTACCGCAGGATCTCGCCGACCAGGGCGCGCAGGTGGCCGGTGAATTCGCCGAATTCGCGGTCGTCGGTGGGGGTGCCGGTCTCCTGGGCGCGGACGCGCAGGGTGGATTCGACGGTGTCACGCCACCGCTCGGGGTCGACGCGGGCGCCGGGGGCCGCCCGTGTGAGGGCGTGCCGGGCGCCGAGGACGAAGTCCCAGTACCAGGGGCTGACCTCCCGGTCGAGGAGGCGCTCCTCGATCGCGAGCCAGTCGTCGCGGTCGTGGACGCCCCAGTCGTCGGCGATCCGCTCGCGCTCGCCGCGGTAGCCCATGCCGTGCCAGTGCGCGGTGTTCCACGCGTCGCCGTTGGTGAAGCACAGGTGCGCGCCGCAGGCCAGGCCGTGCAGGAGCGGCCCGGGGGCGGGGGCGCCGGTGCGGCGGGTCACGACGCGGTCCATGAGCGCGTCCGGGTCGAACAGTTCGCCGTGGAGGTCGAACCAGGCGTCGCGGTCCTCGTCGCCGGCCGGGAAGTACTGCTCGCACGGCGTGGCCGGGTTGACGGCGAGGATGTCCACGTCGTCGCGGAGGATCTGCGCGAGGGCGCCGAGGGTGACGTACTCGTAGACGAGGACGGGGTGCGGGCGCGGCAGCAGGCCCGGGGTGTACACCTGGGCGACGACGGCGCCGTCGGGGGTCTCCGTGGTGAGCATGGGGTGGGTGCCGGCGGGCGCCGCCTGCGCGTGGTCGAGGCGTACGGGGTAGTAGACGCCTTCGATCGCGAGGGTGCGCAGGTAGGCGTCGGGGTCGCCCTTGCGGCTCAGCTTGTACAGGTGCTGTTCCACATCGGTGGGCGCCTGCCAGCGGGCGCCGTCCTCGGGGGCCGGGACGAGGGGGAAGAACTCGTCGTGCATCTCGTCCTCGGCTGCCGTGCGCATGGATTCCCTTCCGTCCCGGCCCCGTTCCGGTACCGGCCTCAAGATCGGATACGTACGGTAGCGGCGCCCCGGGTGGGACAAGGACCCGGGGCGGCCGGGGCAGGAGGTGCTGTCGAGAAATACAGTGGTTTGTGGGGACGGGCTCGGGCACACTCGGCCGTTATGTCGACGACTCCTGTGACCGGCCCCCTGTGTACGCGCGCGTCGCTCGCCGCCGAGCTGCGGGCGCTGGGCGTACGCCCCGGTGAGACGCTCCTGGCACACACCTCCCTCAGCTCGCTCGGGTGGGTGTCCGGCGGCGCGCCCGCGGTCGTCCTGGCACTGCTCGACGTCCTGGGCGAGGACGGGACGCTCGTGGTGCCCACGCACTCCGGTGACAACTCCGACCCCTCGGAATGGTGCAACCCGCCCGTGCCCGAGGCGTGGTGGGAGGACATCCGCGCGTCGATCCCGGCCTACGACCCGCGCACCACCCCCGGCTACGGCATCGGGATCGTCCCGGAGACCGTCCGCACCTGGCCGGGCGCCGTCCGCAGCGCCCATCCGCAGACCTCTTTCGCCGCCGTGGGCCCGCGGGCCACCGCGTTGGTGGACGGTCACGCCCTCGACTGCCGGCTCGGGGAACGCAGCCCGCTCGCCCGGCTGGAGGAAGCCGGGGCACGGGTCCTCCTGCTGGGCGCCGGCTACGCCTCGTGCACGGCGTTCCATCTGGCCGAGTACCGGCTCCCCGAGCCGCCGCTGATCGAGAACTCCTTCGCGGTCATGACGCCGCGGGGCCGCCGGTGGAGCACCGTGCGCGACACCGCGATCAGCGAGGAGGGGTTCGCCGGGCTGGGCGCCGCCTTCGAGAGGGAACGGCCGGTGGTACGGGGCGCGGTGGGGGCGGCCGAGGCCCGGCTGTTCCCCCTGGCCGACGCCGTCGCGTACGCGGAGGACCGGCTGGCCGCGCACCGGCCGCCCACGGCCTCCGCCTGAACGCGCCGCGGTGGTGGTGAGCGTGCCCTCCCGCATACGGGGGTTTACCCCATGTCCGCGCTCGCGGGCGGGCACGTAGCCTCGTCGGGGTTCCCGTCGGAACGTCCGACGGCGACCCTCGTATCCCAGGAATGGTGGAAAGTTCATGCGTGCGCGTCCCCTGCGTCTGCTCACCGCCGTCGTGACGGCCGGAATCGCCGTCGGCGGCCTCAGCGCCTGCGGCCTGACCAGGGAGAACTTCGAGGACGACGCCACCCTGTCGCAGAAGATCACCTCCGTGCGGCTCGACACCGGCTCCGGCGGGGTGACCCTGCGCGGCAAGGAGGGGGCCACCGAGGTGAGGATGCACCGGTACGTGGAGTACGGCGGGGACCGCCCGGAAGGCGCGACGCACCGCGTGGAGAACGGTGTGCTGATCCTGAACGGCTGCGGCGAGGACTGCTCGGTGGCCTACGACATCGACCTGCCGGCGGGGCTGCCGGTGACGGGCGGGACCGGCAGCGGCGCGGTCAAGCTGTCCGGGGCGGGCGCCGTGAAGGTGACGACCGGCTCCGGGGCCATCGACCTGTTCGACACCCTCGGTCCGGTCGACGTGCGGGCCGGCAGCGGTGCGATCACCGGGCGCGGGCTCAAGGGCGGGCCCGTCGAGGCCGAGACCGGCAGCGGTGCCATCACGCTCACCGTCTCCTCGCCCCAGGACGTACGGGCGGAGGCCGGCAGCGGTGCCGTCACCCTGACCACCCCGGGCAGCGGGCGGTACCAGGTGACCGCCGAGACCAAGAGCGGCGGCCAGGACATCGCCGTGCCCAACGACCCGTCGGGCACGCGCCGGCTCCAGCTGAAGACCGGCAGCGGGGCCATCACGGTCAAGCGCTCCTGAGCGCGCCGGGCCGCACCGGGGCGGTCCCGTCTCAGGTCGTGGGGCAGCGTTTCCAGGCGAGGCGGTAGACCGTGTCGGCGCTGTCGGGCGTCGCGCCGAAATTGAGGTGACTGCCGGTCGCCGAAGGGCTGGAGGTACCCGCGTCCACCTGCAACGCCATGGTGAGGTTGAGAAGCCGGTCCTCTCCGCACGGGGCGAAGACGAGGTTCCTCTCATCGGTGACGTCGGACTCCTCCCACCCGC from Streptomyces albireticuli carries:
- a CDS encoding DUF4097 family beta strand repeat-containing protein, giving the protein MRARPLRLLTAVVTAGIAVGGLSACGLTRENFEDDATLSQKITSVRLDTGSGGVTLRGKEGATEVRMHRYVEYGGDRPEGATHRVENGVLILNGCGEDCSVAYDIDLPAGLPVTGGTGSGAVKLSGAGAVKVTTGSGAIDLFDTLGPVDVRAGSGAITGRGLKGGPVEAETGSGAITLTVSSPQDVRAEAGSGAVTLTTPGSGRYQVTAETKSGGQDIAVPNDPSGTRRLQLKTGSGAITVKRS
- a CDS encoding aminoglycoside N(3)-acetyltransferase, which gives rise to MSTTPVTGPLCTRASLAAELRALGVRPGETLLAHTSLSSLGWVSGGAPAVVLALLDVLGEDGTLVVPTHSGDNSDPSEWCNPPVPEAWWEDIRASIPAYDPRTTPGYGIGIVPETVRTWPGAVRSAHPQTSFAAVGPRATALVDGHALDCRLGERSPLARLEEAGARVLLLGAGYASCTAFHLAEYRLPEPPLIENSFAVMTPRGRRWSTVRDTAISEEGFAGLGAAFERERPVVRGAVGAAEARLFPLADAVAYAEDRLAAHRPPTASA
- a CDS encoding DUF1266 domain-containing protein, with the translated sequence MRTAAEDEMHDEFFPLVPAPEDGARWQAPTDVEQHLYKLSRKGDPDAYLRTLAIEGVYYPVRLDHAQAAPAGTHPMLTTETPDGAVVAQVYTPGLLPRPHPVLVYEYVTLGALAQILRDDVDILAVNPATPCEQYFPAGDEDRDAWFDLHGELFDPDALMDRVVTRRTGAPAPGPLLHGLACGAHLCFTNGDAWNTAHWHGMGYRGERERIADDWGVHDRDDWLAIEERLLDREVSPWYWDFVLGARHALTRAAPGARVDPERWRDTVESTLRVRAQETGTPTDDREFGEFTGHLRALVGEILRYEARFRADGLLPPDGTVRSVAAWDLGRASKMARWGRGARYATESEMRTAIERASAGARDVYDSWEEFSAGYVLGRCLHFDEERFGSWYTTVLDAHRALTTDPDSPWRTVPFHLVP